A window of Parasynechococcus marenigrum WH 8102 contains these coding sequences:
- a CDS encoding DUF760 domain-containing protein — translation MFNPEFLTTDSNDGQAGNSLIQYLQEQTPDTLQRVAKSASNDIQDIIRHNVQGLLGMLPGEHFEVKVTANRDNLANMLASAMMTGYFLRQMEQRKELEETLFADEQMAIEPDDELNL, via the coding sequence ATGTTCAACCCCGAGTTCTTGACCACTGACAGCAACGACGGTCAAGCGGGGAACAGCCTGATCCAGTATCTGCAGGAGCAGACTCCGGACACCTTGCAGCGTGTCGCGAAGTCCGCCAGCAACGACATCCAGGACATCATTCGCCATAACGTTCAAGGCTTGCTGGGCATGCTCCCAGGTGAGCACTTCGAAGTGAAGGTCACCGCCAACCGCGACAACCTGGCCAACATGCTGGCCTCAGCCATGATGACGGGCTACTTCCTGCGTCAGATGGAGCAGCGCAAGGAGTTGGAAGAGACCTTGTTCGCTGATGAACAGATGGCCATCGAGCCGGACGACGAACTCAACCTCTGA
- a CDS encoding DUF4336 domain-containing protein encodes MGSMVAGAGVNPADQRWGFWPLLPLYPYGRRRTLFSELIPGQLWSLEQLQGVYYVAVPVRLTVAKVPGGLMLVNPVPPTGEVRQAIAGLEQQHGPVRTIVLPTASGLEHKLPLGPLARAFPDAEIWVCPGQWSFPVQLPLAWLGVPEHRTKVLFDDGVPHGDVCEWISLGPLDLGVGRFQEISCFHRPSGALLVTDALVGISAEPPSLFDLDPTPLLFHARERGDQPLNDTPDARRRGWARLVLFASYLRPEPLEVPTLKQVFRHAFRPGLRSAKAHFGLYPFQWTSGWEAAAAALMGEAEPKIQVAPVLERLVLPRAKESLLDWLEQLGQWSDLRWLVSAHYSAPIGFTANTLRSLVQDLTERPWAPSTSNWEFLGSIDQRLLNLGVVPEQPRLRG; translated from the coding sequence ATGGGGAGCATGGTGGCCGGAGCTGGGGTGAATCCTGCAGATCAGCGCTGGGGTTTCTGGCCGCTGCTGCCGCTCTATCCCTATGGCCGCCGCCGCACGCTGTTCAGTGAGCTGATCCCTGGTCAGCTTTGGAGCCTGGAGCAGCTGCAGGGGGTGTACTACGTGGCCGTGCCGGTGCGGCTCACCGTGGCCAAGGTGCCCGGTGGCCTGATGTTGGTGAACCCTGTGCCGCCCACCGGTGAGGTTCGCCAAGCCATTGCCGGGCTGGAGCAGCAGCACGGCCCCGTGCGCACGATCGTGCTGCCCACCGCCTCGGGGCTGGAGCACAAGCTGCCCCTTGGCCCCCTGGCTCGCGCCTTCCCGGATGCAGAAATTTGGGTGTGCCCGGGCCAGTGGAGCTTCCCGGTGCAGTTGCCCCTGGCCTGGCTGGGCGTTCCGGAACACCGCACCAAGGTGTTGTTCGACGATGGCGTCCCCCATGGCGACGTGTGTGAGTGGATTTCACTTGGACCCCTCGACCTTGGTGTCGGTCGCTTCCAGGAGATCTCCTGTTTTCATCGTCCGTCAGGCGCTCTGCTGGTGACCGATGCCCTGGTGGGCATCAGTGCTGAGCCGCCTTCGCTGTTTGATCTGGACCCCACGCCGTTGTTGTTCCACGCCCGTGAGCGGGGTGATCAGCCTTTGAACGACACGCCCGACGCGCGTCGTCGCGGTTGGGCGCGGCTGGTGCTGTTTGCCTCCTATCTGCGGCCGGAACCGTTGGAGGTGCCAACCCTCAAGCAGGTGTTTCGCCATGCCTTTCGACCAGGTCTGCGATCGGCCAAAGCCCACTTCGGGCTCTATCCCTTCCAGTGGACGTCAGGTTGGGAGGCCGCCGCTGCTGCGTTGATGGGGGAAGCGGAGCCCAAAATTCAGGTGGCGCCGGTGTTGGAGCGGTTGGTGTTACCCCGGGCCAAGGAATCTCTGCTCGATTGGTTGGAGCAGCTGGGGCAATGGAGCGATCTGCGCTGGCTGGTGTCAGCCCACTACAGCGCTCCCATCGGTTTTACGGCAAACACGTTGCGTTCACTTGTTCAGGACCTAACCGAACGCCCATGGGCACCCAGCACCAGCAACTGGGAATTTCTGGGATCGATTGATCAACGCTTGCTGAATCTCGGCGTGGTGCCTGAGCAACCCCGTCTCAGAGGTTGA
- a CDS encoding NAD(P)/FAD-dependent oxidoreductase, with amino-acid sequence MQSNWDVIVIGAGVAGGLAAFDCANRGLRVLLVEKRSFPRWKVCGCCFNANALAALTATGLPNFFDDQGAVPLDQLRLGWGGKSLKLELPGGWALSRERFDQALVNAAEAAGATLRFQTGAVLEESTPDGRMVRLRPPGDAPIERIRARVVLVAAGLQHQVMSPSHAASSRSTPESRLGAGCLINDDDSSYESGAIHMAIGQRGYVGLVRREDGALNLAAAFDRAVVKSSGGVARAAQLVLTQAGFTLPRRLESSRWQLTPALTRRAGLFAGDRFLLLGDATGYVEPFTGEGMAWALAAGAAVAPFVEEAQGEWSADLERRWQRRLVDLTISRQRVCSVLSTLLRQPLTTNALFNLGCQWPAIPQRIIRSLNRVSPLMASS; translated from the coding sequence ATGCAAAGCAATTGGGATGTCATCGTGATTGGGGCAGGAGTTGCCGGAGGCTTGGCAGCCTTCGATTGTGCAAATCGCGGCCTGCGAGTTCTGCTCGTCGAAAAACGGTCCTTCCCTCGCTGGAAGGTGTGTGGTTGCTGCTTTAACGCCAATGCCTTGGCAGCTCTGACTGCCACAGGCCTCCCGAACTTCTTTGATGATCAGGGTGCCGTGCCCCTCGATCAACTTCGTCTTGGTTGGGGTGGCAAGTCCCTCAAGCTTGAGTTGCCAGGCGGTTGGGCACTTTCGCGGGAGCGCTTCGATCAGGCTTTGGTCAACGCGGCTGAGGCTGCTGGTGCAACATTGCGCTTTCAAACCGGTGCCGTGCTTGAGGAGAGCACTCCCGATGGGCGAATGGTGCGATTACGACCGCCGGGTGATGCTCCCATTGAACGGATCAGGGCCCGTGTGGTTCTCGTTGCAGCCGGACTGCAGCACCAGGTGATGTCCCCCTCCCATGCGGCCAGCTCGAGGAGCACCCCGGAATCGAGGCTTGGGGCAGGCTGCCTCATCAATGATGACGACAGCTCCTACGAGTCAGGGGCGATTCATATGGCCATTGGCCAGCGTGGCTACGTCGGCTTGGTTCGACGTGAGGACGGTGCTCTCAACCTGGCGGCCGCTTTCGACCGCGCTGTGGTCAAGTCGTCTGGCGGTGTGGCGCGTGCGGCACAACTTGTTCTGACTCAAGCCGGCTTCACTTTGCCTCGAAGATTGGAGTCGTCTCGTTGGCAATTAACTCCTGCGCTCACCCGTCGTGCTGGTTTGTTCGCAGGGGATCGCTTTTTGTTGCTTGGCGACGCGACCGGTTATGTGGAACCGTTTACCGGTGAGGGTATGGCGTGGGCTCTCGCCGCTGGGGCGGCGGTTGCTCCATTTGTGGAGGAGGCTCAGGGTGAATGGTCAGCGGATCTCGAGCGACGCTGGCAAAGGAGGTTGGTGGATCTGACGATCAGCCGTCAACGGGTTTGCAGTGTGTTGTCGACGTTGTTACGACAACCGCTCACCACAAATGCGTTGTTCAACCTTGGGTGCCAATGGCCTGCGATCCCGCAGCGCATTATTCGCAGCCTCAATCGGGTGTCTCCTCTGATGGCGAGTTCCTAA
- a CDS encoding class I SAM-dependent methyltransferase produces MDQPGLDPAEHDRALQGLRRINGISRCVPGLFRHVEALAGESPATQLSVLELACGGGDTAIELAALARGRDLDVLVQACDLNPEAVRLARRNVARSDSNVGVFVADALDPSESKQFDVVYCTLFVHHLDPPDVVRLLKGMTARARRLVIVDDLIRSRLGYSLAWMGTRLLSRSWVVHHDGPLSVKGAFTPSEILDLASQAGLHDCVLERTWPERYRLCWRPH; encoded by the coding sequence ATGGATCAGCCGGGGCTCGATCCAGCCGAGCACGACCGAGCCCTTCAAGGTCTTCGTCGTATCAATGGAATCAGTCGCTGTGTGCCAGGGCTGTTTCGTCACGTAGAGGCGCTCGCAGGTGAGAGTCCAGCCACTCAGCTGAGCGTGCTTGAGCTGGCTTGCGGAGGTGGCGATACGGCGATTGAGCTCGCTGCGCTCGCCCGTGGACGCGATTTGGATGTATTGGTTCAAGCCTGCGATCTGAATCCTGAAGCGGTGCGTCTCGCCCGCCGCAATGTGGCCAGATCAGACAGCAACGTTGGTGTGTTTGTTGCTGATGCTTTGGACCCGTCCGAATCCAAACAATTTGACGTGGTGTACTGCACCCTTTTTGTTCACCATCTCGATCCACCCGATGTGGTGCGCCTACTCAAAGGGATGACAGCTAGGGCTCGTCGACTTGTGATTGTCGATGATCTAATCCGCAGCCGTCTTGGGTATTCCTTGGCTTGGATGGGTACACGACTGCTGAGTCGATCCTGGGTGGTTCATCACGATGGTCCACTGTCGGTGAAGGGAGCTTTTACTCCTTCAGAGATCCTGGACCTCGCCTCTCAAGCTGGATTGCACGATTGTGTCTTGGAACGGACCTGGCCCGAGCGCTACCGGCTCTGCTGGAGACCCCACTGA
- a CDS encoding TIGR03032 family protein, translating into MTLQTPASFNPELATWLSQQGISLALSTYRANRLIFLGVDHSQTLRVHERLYDRPMGLFTSGQSLWMAGRSHLWRFDNLLAPGQHHDGADRLYTPAASFLTGEVNAHELVLTAEGAPLFVNTVFSCLAELTPGCSFRPVWQPPFIDALKPEDRCHLNGVALKNGEITWATACSAGNTPTSWRNTRQEGGVVVHIPTGSITTRGLTMPHSPRWYQDKLWLLNSGTGELGWIEQERFQPLCTLPGFVRGLAFAGGCAVVGLSKLRSPQFTGLPLEESLQTSGQPKGCCGIRVIDLASGNVLHSLDLPEPIDELFDLAVLENCRQPKALGLVDDAIDCLVKLPQQDNLVRIKPSIPSGTPHQGPAVERLGLPQPTPADGTAVHYQRVFQLTEATLAPFASLTYPSLAPGSAAWRKLKGELLGIAANQNGTLVGLALAECTPEGNARLVSLCVSPPQRRQGIGTRLIAHLSVFLTQQSQTSLSVSYQAPHRQPGPLDRLLPRLGWSPPRQTFLLLEGQAAQLASMNWPERFLFPAGYQLVPWRADYADVAAQFPAGDNLTAAMQSSQLEAQASLALLHHGNVVGWVLVDRTSANATRISSLFVAKGHRPRGQALTLLVHAFRQQHAAGIPIARAAVAPHSQAMLRLVDRHLGAHLKSVTSARSSQLTLKTAGAQQR; encoded by the coding sequence GTGACCCTGCAGACCCCAGCCAGCTTCAACCCGGAACTTGCAACCTGGCTGAGCCAACAGGGCATCTCCCTGGCCCTCTCCACCTACCGCGCCAACCGGCTGATCTTCCTTGGCGTGGATCACAGTCAGACCCTCCGCGTTCATGAGCGGCTCTATGACCGCCCGATGGGATTGTTCACCAGCGGTCAAAGCCTCTGGATGGCGGGCCGCTCCCATCTCTGGCGTTTCGACAACCTGCTCGCACCAGGCCAGCACCATGACGGTGCCGATCGCCTTTACACGCCTGCGGCCAGCTTCCTCACCGGCGAGGTGAATGCCCACGAACTCGTGCTCACCGCCGAGGGGGCACCGCTGTTTGTGAACACGGTGTTCAGTTGTCTGGCGGAGCTCACACCGGGCTGCAGCTTCCGGCCGGTGTGGCAGCCGCCCTTCATCGATGCCCTCAAACCGGAAGACCGCTGCCACCTCAATGGCGTCGCCCTCAAGAACGGCGAGATCACCTGGGCCACAGCATGCAGTGCCGGCAACACACCCACCAGTTGGCGCAACACGCGCCAGGAAGGCGGTGTGGTGGTGCACATCCCCACCGGCTCCATCACCACCAGGGGGCTCACCATGCCCCACTCACCCCGCTGGTACCAAGACAAGCTTTGGCTGCTCAATTCCGGCACCGGCGAGCTGGGATGGATCGAGCAGGAGCGCTTCCAGCCGCTCTGCACCTTGCCGGGCTTCGTGCGGGGGCTGGCCTTCGCAGGTGGCTGCGCCGTGGTGGGGCTGTCCAAGCTGCGCTCGCCCCAGTTCACCGGGCTGCCCCTGGAGGAGAGCTTGCAGACCAGTGGCCAGCCCAAGGGATGCTGCGGCATTCGCGTGATTGATCTCGCCAGCGGCAACGTGCTGCACAGCCTCGATCTACCGGAACCAATCGACGAGCTCTTCGATCTGGCCGTTCTGGAGAACTGCCGGCAACCCAAGGCCCTTGGCCTGGTCGATGACGCCATCGACTGCCTGGTGAAACTGCCCCAGCAGGACAACCTGGTGCGGATCAAACCCTCCATCCCCAGCGGCACACCCCACCAGGGCCCGGCAGTGGAGCGCCTTGGCCTGCCCCAGCCCACCCCCGCAGACGGCACCGCCGTTCACTACCAGCGGGTCTTCCAGCTCACAGAAGCCACCCTCGCCCCCTTCGCGTCCCTCACCTATCCCTCCCTGGCACCAGGTTCGGCTGCGTGGCGCAAGCTCAAGGGCGAACTGCTGGGGATCGCCGCCAACCAGAACGGCACCCTGGTGGGTCTGGCTCTGGCGGAGTGCACACCAGAGGGCAATGCACGTCTCGTCTCGCTCTGTGTCAGCCCACCCCAGCGGCGCCAGGGCATCGGCACCCGTTTGATCGCCCACCTCAGCGTATTTCTCACGCAGCAGAGTCAGACAAGTCTCTCGGTGAGTTATCAGGCTCCCCATCGCCAGCCCGGCCCACTGGATCGCCTGCTACCACGGCTCGGCTGGTCGCCGCCACGGCAGACCTTTCTGCTGCTGGAGGGCCAGGCCGCACAACTCGCCTCGATGAACTGGCCCGAACGCTTTCTCTTCCCTGCGGGCTATCAACTGGTGCCCTGGCGCGCCGACTACGCCGACGTCGCAGCGCAGTTTCCGGCTGGAGACAACCTCACCGCAGCCATGCAGAGCAGCCAACTGGAAGCCCAGGCCTCGCTGGCGCTGCTGCACCACGGCAACGTCGTGGGATGGGTGTTGGTGGATCGCACCAGCGCCAACGCCACCCGCATCAGTTCGCTGTTTGTGGCCAAAGGCCACCGCCCCCGCGGCCAGGCGTTAACGCTGCTCGTCCATGCCTTCCGCCAACAGCACGCTGCCGGCATTCCCATTGCGCGCGCGGCGGTGGCACCCCACAGCCAGGCGATGCTGCGCCTGGTGGATCGTCATCTCGGAGCACACCTCAAATCGGTGACGTCGGCCCGCTCTAGCCAACTCACCCTGAAGACCGCCGGAGCTCAGCAACGATGA
- a CDS encoding type III polyketide synthase, translating into MPLILHGIGTAVPSRRLSQADAVQVAHRINAETPEQVRLMTRIYQKTKVLSRGSVLLEKDGDDGTIQERLSFYGEESPGTAERMQAFEDHAGELALEAAAKALSDSDISATAITHLVTVSCTGFQSPGVDLFLIEKLDLSPSVQRTHIGFMGCHAALNGLRVAHAFAEMDPKAVVLLCAVELCSLHMAYGWHPEQVVANALFADGAAAVVASVNPSPTHQTLALRRSGSMVIPNSSDLMHWEIGDHGFAMGLSPLVPETVGAALLPWLRDWLKEQAIDLEAVTSWAVHPGGPKILSTCAEVLSLDPGLLHESRGILQDHGNMSSATILFILERLRRRECSGPCLALAFGPGLSAEVALFDFQ; encoded by the coding sequence ATGCCTCTCATCCTTCATGGCATTGGTACTGCGGTGCCATCTCGGCGACTGAGCCAGGCAGATGCCGTGCAGGTGGCACATCGCATCAATGCCGAAACCCCTGAGCAGGTAAGGCTGATGACACGCATCTATCAGAAAACCAAGGTGCTCAGCCGTGGAAGTGTGCTGCTGGAGAAGGATGGAGACGATGGCACGATCCAGGAGCGTCTCAGTTTCTACGGCGAAGAAAGCCCTGGTACCGCCGAACGGATGCAGGCGTTTGAGGATCATGCCGGTGAGCTGGCTCTTGAGGCCGCTGCAAAGGCGCTAAGCGATAGCGATATCTCAGCCACGGCGATCACGCATCTCGTCACTGTCAGTTGCACCGGTTTTCAGTCACCAGGTGTTGACCTTTTCTTGATTGAAAAGCTTGATCTATCGCCGAGTGTTCAGCGAACCCATATCGGATTCATGGGATGCCACGCTGCGCTGAATGGCTTGCGTGTTGCCCACGCCTTTGCGGAGATGGATCCCAAGGCTGTTGTTCTGCTGTGCGCTGTAGAGCTTTGCAGCCTCCATATGGCTTATGGCTGGCACCCAGAGCAGGTTGTTGCCAACGCTTTGTTTGCCGATGGGGCGGCTGCCGTTGTCGCCTCCGTCAATCCTTCCCCTACACATCAGACCTTGGCGTTGCGACGCAGTGGCTCGATGGTGATTCCAAACAGCTCAGATCTGATGCACTGGGAGATTGGCGACCATGGTTTTGCGATGGGCTTGTCGCCCCTTGTTCCGGAAACGGTTGGCGCTGCCTTGTTGCCCTGGTTGCGAGATTGGCTCAAAGAGCAGGCCATTGATCTTGAGGCGGTGACGAGCTGGGCTGTTCATCCAGGGGGCCCCAAGATTCTCTCGACCTGTGCCGAGGTTTTGTCGCTGGACCCAGGCCTACTGCACGAGTCCAGAGGAATACTTCAGGATCACGGCAACATGTCATCCGCAACGATCCTGTTCATCCTTGAAAGGTTGAGGCGGCGGGAATGTTCCGGTCCTTGTCTTGCACTGGCCTTTGGCCCTGGGCTGAGTGCTGAGGTAGCACTTTTTGATTTTCAATAA
- a CDS encoding tetratricopeptide repeat protein, with protein MRIVLIGSFGSSGDQHYRMHQPAAALAALPGVEVFEVHPDARYRDAAALAADLLVLTMTLDLEAFRLIRQRRLLGRPTVVEVNDYLPDVQAWNPAAGSWHDPRGQKLFHGLIHNADACQFSSGGLADRLQQQARSAVVLPNHLDAIPGFDELKHRADGRPLRIGWGGSIGHLEDLRHIAPALLQWLPQQSDVQLEIMADPSLAAVFEGRAEEHVLIRKPGSLDHYRSWLNSLHIGLAPLLPTDYNRCRSDVKFLEYAAAGAAAVLQNETPYQALAATDLASLFDSPEAMIQQLEGLVQNPEQRLEQARRAHAYVSTNRDIQTAVVERQTFYIGLLQQSNSVPGPLPAPLEQQRERTLTQIPGWKRIGERHCRLKLSSNADQGFAKGLKALQGGHWSAATEHLQAAIQNEPDHAPAHTFLGVCAEKQGQSEQASRAFRTAHQLDPLALRPRRGLERPHQRTFAAARLLERRGNSAAAERHYRAILDQLPSHNGALLQLATLLQRQGNSEQAAFCLERLLHAHPDHVHGHTNQSILLSRQGQWPEAQAACLRALAIDPSFLPALRQQHHLARHS; from the coding sequence ATGCGCATTGTTTTGATCGGCAGCTTCGGTAGCAGCGGTGATCAGCATTACCGCATGCATCAGCCCGCTGCCGCCCTGGCCGCCCTGCCGGGAGTGGAGGTGTTCGAGGTGCATCCAGATGCCCGTTACCGCGACGCCGCCGCCCTGGCCGCCGACCTGCTCGTGCTCACGATGACCCTGGATCTGGAGGCCTTCCGGCTGATCCGCCAACGCCGCCTGCTGGGCCGGCCCACCGTGGTGGAAGTCAATGACTATCTCCCCGATGTGCAGGCTTGGAATCCTGCTGCCGGCTCCTGGCATGATCCCCGTGGCCAGAAGCTCTTCCACGGCCTGATCCACAACGCTGATGCCTGCCAGTTCAGCTCCGGCGGACTGGCTGACCGGCTGCAGCAACAGGCCCGCTCGGCCGTTGTCTTGCCGAATCACCTTGATGCCATCCCCGGCTTCGATGAGCTGAAACATCGTGCTGATGGCCGGCCGCTGCGGATCGGCTGGGGTGGATCGATCGGCCACTTAGAGGACCTGCGCCACATCGCACCAGCGCTGCTGCAGTGGTTGCCTCAGCAGAGCGATGTTCAGCTCGAGATCATGGCTGATCCATCTCTGGCAGCTGTCTTCGAGGGAAGGGCCGAGGAGCACGTGCTGATCCGCAAGCCAGGAAGCCTTGATCACTACCGCAGCTGGCTGAACAGCCTGCACATCGGCCTGGCTCCTCTGCTGCCCACGGACTACAACCGTTGCCGCTCCGATGTGAAATTCCTGGAGTATGCGGCGGCCGGTGCAGCGGCCGTGCTCCAGAACGAAACCCCCTACCAGGCCCTCGCTGCAACTGATCTAGCGAGCCTGTTTGACAGTCCAGAGGCGATGATCCAGCAGCTCGAAGGCCTGGTGCAGAACCCAGAGCAACGGCTGGAACAGGCCCGCCGTGCCCATGCCTACGTGAGCACCAACCGCGACATCCAAACCGCCGTGGTTGAACGCCAGACGTTTTATATAGGCCTGCTCCAACAGAGCAATTCCGTGCCGGGCCCCTTGCCAGCTCCGCTTGAGCAGCAGCGCGAGCGGACGCTCACGCAAATCCCCGGATGGAAACGGATCGGCGAGCGCCACTGCCGCCTGAAACTGAGCAGCAATGCTGATCAGGGCTTCGCCAAAGGCCTCAAGGCGCTGCAGGGCGGCCACTGGTCGGCAGCAACAGAACACCTCCAAGCGGCGATTCAGAATGAACCTGACCATGCCCCTGCCCACACCTTCCTGGGGGTGTGCGCCGAAAAACAGGGCCAGTCAGAACAGGCCAGCCGGGCATTCCGCACTGCTCATCAGCTCGATCCCCTGGCGCTGCGGCCCCGGCGCGGGCTGGAGCGGCCGCATCAACGAACCTTTGCTGCGGCGCGCCTGCTCGAACGCCGGGGCAATTCAGCCGCTGCAGAGCGGCACTACCGCGCGATTCTCGATCAACTCCCCAGCCACAACGGCGCCCTGCTGCAGCTGGCCACGCTGCTGCAACGCCAGGGAAACAGTGAGCAGGCCGCGTTCTGCCTGGAGCGACTGCTGCATGCCCATCCCGATCACGTGCACGGCCACACCAACCAGTCGATCCTGCTCAGCCGTCAGGGCCAGTGGCCAGAGGCGCAGGCCGCCTGCCTGCGCGCCCTTGCAATCGATCCCAGTTTCCTGCCGGCCCTACGCCAGCAACACCATCTCGCCAGACATTCCTGA
- a CDS encoding glycosyltransferase family 32 protein, which translates to MQVTQIYLSDNNAEPPALLQRYIASVRRAFAHLTHVLYGDRDIQALMNEHFDSRVSAAYNKLIPYAYKSDLARLCIVYAVGGWYFDIGFYCPFPGVQFEPRIKLAAFRENPRLTHYASWSVANGLFYAQAGHPVLRRAIDIITHNCESNYYGYTPFFPTGPNVWGRAICEEGVASSTVFGDFIELSPQHEIKNRAMVLPNGQIAGFYKPTSRQGFRQTLEQMGAIGTNDHNALWEQKAIYNAN; encoded by the coding sequence ATGCAAGTCACGCAGATCTATCTCTCCGACAACAACGCTGAGCCGCCTGCGCTGCTGCAGCGGTACATCGCCAGCGTAAGGCGAGCTTTTGCTCACTTAACGCATGTTCTTTATGGCGACAGGGACATCCAGGCCCTGATGAATGAACACTTTGACAGCCGCGTGAGTGCTGCATACAACAAGCTGATTCCATATGCCTACAAATCAGATTTAGCGAGACTTTGCATTGTTTATGCCGTCGGAGGTTGGTATTTCGATATTGGCTTTTACTGCCCTTTTCCAGGTGTTCAGTTTGAGCCTCGAATCAAACTTGCTGCGTTCAGAGAAAACCCAAGGCTGACCCACTATGCCTCTTGGTCCGTCGCTAACGGTTTGTTTTATGCACAAGCAGGCCACCCTGTCTTGCGACGGGCGATCGACATCATCACGCACAACTGCGAAAGCAACTACTACGGCTACACACCATTTTTCCCAACGGGCCCAAATGTCTGGGGCCGTGCCATCTGCGAAGAAGGAGTTGCCAGCTCCACCGTCTTTGGAGACTTCATCGAGCTCAGCCCGCAGCACGAAATCAAGAACCGCGCCATGGTGTTACCAAACGGCCAGATCGCAGGTTTTTACAAACCAACCAGCAGACAAGGATTCCGCCAAACCCTTGAGCAAATGGGAGCCATCGGCACCAATGACCACAACGCGCTCTGGGAACAGAAAGCCATCTACAACGCAAATTGA
- the lepB gene encoding signal peptidase I, with protein MTPPSTTPPAQESSKGFWRNLIIWALLALLLRWVVVEPRWIPSGSMLPTLQLQDRILVEKIRPRLTRRLHRHLQRGDVVVFAPPQQLVAAGYDPNAALIKRVVGLPGDQLMVENGVLRRNGEQIKEPWISEAMDYAMAPIQVPEDQLWVMGDNRNASLDSHLWGPLPERNVIGTAIWRYWPLQQFGPLRIPAPADGS; from the coding sequence ATGACGCCCCCATCCACCACACCCCCCGCCCAGGAGAGCTCCAAAGGGTTCTGGCGGAACCTGATCATTTGGGCACTGCTGGCGCTGTTACTGCGCTGGGTGGTGGTGGAACCGCGCTGGATCCCATCAGGGTCGATGCTGCCCACCCTGCAGCTGCAGGACCGGATCCTGGTGGAGAAGATCCGACCTCGGCTGACCCGACGCCTGCACAGGCACCTGCAGCGCGGGGATGTGGTGGTGTTTGCACCGCCTCAGCAGCTGGTGGCCGCTGGATACGACCCCAACGCAGCCTTGATCAAACGGGTGGTGGGCTTGCCCGGTGATCAGTTGATGGTGGAGAACGGCGTTCTGCGCCGCAATGGTGAGCAGATCAAAGAGCCCTGGATCAGCGAAGCCATGGACTACGCCATGGCACCAATTCAGGTACCCGAGGATCAGCTGTGGGTGATGGGTGACAACCGCAACGCCAGCCTGGATTCCCATCTGTGGGGACCGTTGCCTGAGCGCAACGTGATCGGAACAGCGATCTGGCGCTATTGGCCGTTGCAGCAGTTCGGTCCCTTACGGATCCCCGCCCCTGCTGATGGCAGTTAA